One Setaria viridis chromosome 5, Setaria_viridis_v4.0, whole genome shotgun sequence genomic region harbors:
- the LOC117858479 gene encoding dehydrin DHN3, translating into MEHQGQHGHATNQANEYGNPVAAGHGATGVGAAGDQVQPMRDDHKTDGLLRRSGSSSSSSSEDDGMGGRRKKGIKEKIKEKLPGGNKDSTGQQHTTTGGAVGQQGHAGATGTGAHGTEGTGEKKGLMDKIKEKLPGQH; encoded by the exons ATGGAGCACCAGGGGCAGCACGGCCACGCCACCAACCAAGCCAACGAGTACGGCAACCCGGTTGCCGCTGGGCATGGCGCCACCGGCGTGGGTGCTGCCGGCGACCAGGTCCAGCCCATGAGGGACGACCACAAGACCGACGGCCTCCTTCGCCGCTCCGGCAGCTCCAGTTCTAGTTCG TCTGAGGATGACGGCatgggcgggaggaggaagaagggcatCAAGGAGAAGATCAAGGAGAAGCTCCCCGGGGGCAACAAGGACAGCACCGGTCAGCAGCACACGAcgaccggcggcgccgtcggccaGCAGGGGCACGCTGGCGCAACCGGCACAGGTGCGCATGGCACGGAGGGCACCGGAGAAAAGAAGGGACTCATGGACAAGATCAAGGAGAAGCTTCCCGGGCAGCACTAA